One genomic window of Nakamurella panacisegetis includes the following:
- a CDS encoding AAA family ATPase: protein MTMTPEHAQWFAETFSKLVANVGQVVLGKPRTIGLAFTCLLSEGHMLLEDFPGTGKTSLARALAQTVQGTTNRIQFTPDLLPSDVTGVTIYDQQTGHFQFHQGPIFASIVLADEINRASPKTQSALLEVMEESKVTVDGETHEVGYPFMVIATQNPIEQAGTYRLPEAQLDRFLMKASLGYPDHASTVEILGAIGTRSRPKVVAPLITSAAVIDMIELASTVHVDPSVLEYVSHIAEATRLAPETTLGVSVRGCLALVRAAKTWAAANGRHFVVPDDIKALAEPVLAHRILLDPEAEFAGASVPAVLSRIITEIAPPQRRA from the coding sequence ATGACGATGACCCCCGAACACGCACAGTGGTTTGCCGAGACTTTCTCCAAGCTGGTCGCCAACGTCGGCCAGGTGGTGCTGGGCAAACCGCGCACCATCGGGCTGGCCTTCACGTGCCTGTTGTCCGAGGGTCACATGCTGCTCGAGGATTTCCCCGGCACCGGGAAGACGTCTCTGGCCCGTGCCCTCGCCCAGACCGTGCAGGGGACGACCAACCGGATCCAGTTCACCCCGGATCTGCTGCCCAGCGACGTCACCGGAGTGACGATCTACGACCAGCAGACCGGGCACTTCCAGTTCCACCAGGGCCCGATCTTCGCGTCGATCGTGCTGGCCGACGAGATCAACCGGGCCTCGCCCAAGACCCAGTCGGCGCTGTTGGAGGTGATGGAGGAATCCAAGGTCACCGTCGACGGCGAGACCCACGAGGTCGGGTATCCGTTCATGGTGATCGCCACCCAGAACCCGATCGAACAGGCCGGAACCTACCGGCTGCCCGAGGCGCAGCTGGACCGGTTCCTGATGAAAGCGTCGCTGGGCTACCCCGACCACGCGTCGACGGTGGAGATCCTGGGCGCGATCGGCACCCGGAGCCGGCCGAAGGTGGTGGCGCCGCTGATCACCAGCGCGGCGGTGATCGACATGATCGAGCTCGCCTCCACCGTGCACGTCGATCCCTCGGTGCTGGAGTACGTTTCGCACATCGCCGAGGCCACCCGCCTCGCGCCCGAGACGACGCTCGGGGTCTCGGTCCGCGGATGCCTGGCCCTCGTGCGGGCGGCGAAGACCTGGGCCGCCGCCAACGGGCGCCACTTCGTCGTGCCGGACGACATCAAGGCTCTGGCCGAACCCGTCCTGGCCCATCGGATCCTGCTCGACCCGGAGGCCGAATTCGCCGGGGCGAGCGTCCCGGCCGTCCTGAGCCGCATCATCACCGAGATCGCCCCGCCGCAGCGCCGGGCGTGA
- a CDS encoding DUF58 domain-containing protein produces MSLLAPRPAAPGTGPTAGGRRPQAGLGRGLRVVTPIGWTAVGAAVVFFAASRWTGWPELSVVAVALAAALVVASVFVVGRSRYRVVLDLRSERVVVGEPATGRMLVSNTSGSRLLPVRMELPVGAAIPSISIPSLAKDAVHEELFVIPTARRGVIVVGPARSVRGDAFGLFRRSVRWTEPELLYVHPRTVPLEGTSPGFIQDLEGEATKELSNNDVSFHALRGYVPGDDRRYIHWKTTARTGVVMVRQFEETRRSHLAVALSVRMQDYGSEAEFEIAVASAASLGVQAFREERAVSVVPGDRPLRAATARRLLDGIAGVEWSDTTDGVATAARNTAATVPDVSVAIVLCGSEPTVAQIRSAATAFPVGVRVVAVRVERGAPIAVRRVGSLPVLTIGALDDLARALRAVRA; encoded by the coding sequence GTGAGTCTTCTCGCCCCCCGTCCGGCCGCACCCGGGACCGGACCGACCGCTGGTGGCCGGCGCCCGCAGGCCGGCCTCGGGCGAGGGTTACGGGTCGTCACCCCGATCGGGTGGACCGCGGTGGGCGCCGCCGTGGTGTTCTTCGCCGCCTCGAGATGGACCGGCTGGCCGGAACTCTCGGTGGTGGCGGTGGCCCTGGCCGCTGCGCTGGTGGTCGCGTCCGTGTTCGTCGTCGGCCGGTCGCGGTACCGGGTCGTTCTCGACCTGCGCAGCGAGCGGGTCGTCGTCGGTGAGCCGGCCACCGGCCGGATGCTGGTGAGCAACACCTCCGGCTCCCGCCTGCTGCCGGTGCGGATGGAACTGCCGGTCGGGGCGGCGATCCCGTCCATCTCGATCCCGTCGCTGGCCAAGGACGCGGTGCACGAGGAACTGTTCGTCATCCCGACCGCGCGGCGGGGGGTGATCGTGGTCGGCCCGGCGCGATCGGTCCGTGGGGATGCCTTCGGCCTGTTCCGCCGGTCGGTCCGGTGGACCGAACCGGAACTGCTGTACGTGCATCCGCGGACCGTCCCGCTCGAGGGCACCAGCCCGGGGTTCATCCAGGATCTCGAGGGTGAGGCGACCAAGGAACTGTCGAACAACGACGTGTCGTTCCACGCCCTGCGCGGTTACGTTCCGGGTGACGACCGGCGGTACATCCACTGGAAGACGACGGCGCGGACCGGCGTGGTGATGGTGCGTCAGTTCGAGGAGACCAGACGGTCCCACCTGGCCGTCGCCCTCTCGGTGCGGATGCAGGACTACGGCAGCGAAGCCGAATTCGAGATCGCCGTCGCATCGGCCGCCTCGCTGGGCGTGCAGGCCTTCCGCGAGGAACGGGCGGTGTCGGTCGTCCCGGGCGACCGGCCGCTCCGAGCCGCCACCGCCCGCCGACTGCTTGACGGGATCGCCGGAGTCGAATGGTCCGACACCACCGACGGGGTGGCCACGGCGGCCAGGAACACGGCGGCCACGGTGCCTGACGTGTCGGTCGCGATCGTCCTCTGCGGGAGCGAGCCGACGGTGGCGCAGATCCGTTCCGCGGCCACGGCTTTCCCGGTCGGCGTGCGCGTGGTCGCGGTCCGGGTGGAACGAGGCGCGCCGATCGCGGTCCGACGCGTCGGCTCCCTTCCCGTCCTGACCATCGGCGCCCTCGACGACCTGGCCCGCGCCCTCCGGGCGGTGCGCGCATGA
- a CDS encoding transglutaminase family protein, translated as MTAYVAGRPATRSGRRASATLVLAVGIAALVVAGSLALQPAYGGQRWLVAAVGGAATGALVAWGAARLALPWFFSVLGLVVAYLLFGAALATPSVAAGGIAPTLESTRLLVLGVVTSWRQALTVAVPVGSSGALLVPVFLSTLVLSHVGATIAVRTRRPLFALLAPTVMLAVAALMGTSDSHLPLVSGGVLAVGGLILASAVGVGDARLNLRKPVSGILVLAAAVAAVLFAGGPTAPGSPRVALRTYVNPPFDPQTYPSPLSGFRNYVGSDEAKKVKLFSISGLPDDVDVRLAALDSYDGVAFGVTSDTGAFARVGDKIAESVTGTQVSAHLTVQGYQGVYLPTAGHLTGIEFSGDRAATLTEAFRYATGSAVGVEPDGLRPGDTYDFTALVPADPTDGQMASAAVDNSTGIVAPAKIPDAARTAATKYTGAVDGAYAKAKAMADGLKAAGHLSHGSKTETRQSPSGHGIDRLTRLLTDPQMIGDQEQFAPALSMMLWSQGIPNRVVMGFATGKHGTAPVTVTGGDVTAWVEVPFAGVGWVSFDPTPDQNSQAPQPIPRQSAPKPQVVQPPPPPPPPGQAKTSEVDQSQSSDKNPDDNKKNDPPPPGSAASGFWWAIGLGAGGLMLLIAAGVALILWLKARRRARRRNAPAPPDRISGGWNQVLDEATDFGWAVPDRRTRSEAAADLDERFATGTVLLAREADARVFGPDAVDDEQAARFWTEVDAALLGLQTGHGRWRRLRARVSIASLRREDGRR; from the coding sequence ATGACGGCATACGTCGCCGGCCGGCCGGCGACCCGGAGCGGCCGGCGCGCATCGGCCACGCTCGTTCTCGCCGTGGGGATCGCCGCTCTGGTGGTGGCCGGCTCCCTGGCCCTGCAACCGGCCTACGGCGGGCAACGCTGGCTGGTCGCCGCGGTGGGCGGCGCGGCGACCGGCGCCCTGGTGGCCTGGGGTGCAGCAAGGCTCGCTCTGCCGTGGTTCTTCTCGGTGCTGGGGCTGGTGGTGGCCTACCTTCTCTTCGGAGCTGCCCTGGCCACTCCGAGCGTCGCGGCGGGAGGGATCGCGCCCACCCTGGAATCGACCCGGCTGCTGGTCCTGGGAGTCGTCACGTCGTGGCGGCAGGCACTCACGGTCGCCGTCCCGGTCGGCTCGTCGGGGGCGCTGCTGGTGCCGGTCTTCCTGTCTACCCTGGTGCTGAGTCACGTCGGCGCCACCATCGCCGTCCGGACCCGCCGGCCGCTGTTCGCGTTGCTGGCGCCGACCGTCATGCTGGCGGTCGCGGCGTTGATGGGCACCTCGGATTCCCACCTGCCGCTGGTCTCCGGCGGCGTGCTGGCCGTCGGCGGACTGATCCTGGCCTCGGCGGTCGGCGTGGGGGACGCCCGGCTGAACCTCCGCAAACCGGTGTCCGGAATCCTGGTGCTGGCGGCCGCCGTCGCCGCGGTGCTGTTCGCGGGCGGACCCACGGCGCCCGGGAGTCCCCGGGTGGCGCTGCGGACCTACGTCAATCCGCCGTTCGACCCGCAGACCTACCCGAGCCCGCTGTCCGGGTTCCGCAACTACGTCGGATCCGACGAGGCGAAGAAGGTCAAGCTGTTCAGCATCAGCGGACTGCCGGACGACGTCGACGTCCGGCTGGCCGCGCTGGACTCCTACGACGGCGTTGCGTTCGGCGTCACCTCCGACACCGGAGCGTTCGCCCGGGTCGGGGACAAGATCGCCGAATCGGTGACCGGAACACAGGTCTCGGCCCACCTGACCGTCCAAGGCTATCAGGGCGTGTATCTGCCGACCGCCGGCCATCTGACCGGGATCGAGTTCTCCGGCGATCGGGCGGCCACCCTCACCGAGGCCTTCCGGTACGCCACCGGCAGTGCGGTCGGTGTCGAGCCCGATGGTCTGCGGCCCGGTGACACCTACGATTTCACCGCCCTCGTGCCGGCCGATCCGACCGACGGCCAGATGGCCTCGGCAGCTGTGGACAACTCCACCGGGATCGTCGCGCCGGCGAAGATCCCGGACGCGGCCCGGACCGCCGCGACCAAGTACACCGGTGCGGTGGACGGCGCCTACGCGAAGGCCAAGGCCATGGCCGACGGTCTCAAGGCGGCCGGGCACCTCAGCCACGGGTCGAAGACCGAAACGCGGCAATCGCCCTCCGGACACGGCATCGACCGGCTCACGCGACTGCTGACCGACCCGCAGATGATCGGTGATCAGGAGCAGTTCGCCCCGGCCCTGTCGATGATGCTGTGGTCCCAGGGCATCCCGAACCGGGTCGTCATGGGATTCGCCACCGGAAAGCACGGAACCGCGCCGGTCACGGTGACCGGAGGGGATGTCACCGCCTGGGTCGAGGTGCCGTTCGCCGGGGTCGGCTGGGTGTCGTTCGACCCGACCCCGGACCAGAACTCACAGGCGCCGCAACCGATACCTCGGCAATCGGCGCCCAAACCCCAGGTGGTCCAGCCGCCGCCGCCACCCCCGCCGCCCGGTCAGGCCAAGACGTCCGAGGTCGATCAGAGCCAGTCCAGCGACAAGAACCCCGACGACAACAAGAAGAACGACCCTCCGCCGCCCGGCAGCGCCGCTTCCGGATTCTGGTGGGCCATCGGCCTCGGGGCCGGCGGCCTGATGCTGCTGATCGCGGCGGGAGTGGCCCTGATCCTGTGGCTCAAGGCCCGCCGCCGTGCTCGGCGCCGGAACGCCCCTGCGCCCCCGGACCGCATATCCGGCGGGTGGAACCAGGTGCTGGACGAGGCGACCGATTTCGGCTGGGCCGTGCCGGACAGACGCACCCGCTCGGAAGCCGCTGCCGACCTTGACGAACGATTCGCCACCGGCACCGTCCTGCTGGCCCGGGAGGCCGACGCGAGAGTGTTCGGGCCGGATGCCGTCGACGACGAGCAGGCCGCCCGGTTCTGGACCGAGGTCGACGCGGCCCTGCTCGGCCTGCAGACCGGACACGGTAGGTGGCGGCGCCTGCGGGCCCGGGTCTCCATCGCGTCCCTACGCCGAGAAGACGGGCGCCGATAG
- a CDS encoding FtsK/SpoIIIE domain-containing protein, whose amino-acid sequence MKLKFTLVRPGGQTVDLVATVDATVSVGDLASAVERCDPVRQAQGARAPRLSVSAIRSGEASARGTAGDGPVLTLRVHAGGPQGPTSVLAAGIPLATSGLRSGSFVSLAAVTEQWHAPGANGGPSAATLTVLTGPEAGRTIPLREGTCFLGRAPACDIRLTDPLVSKRHARITIGDTAEIIDLGSANGLVIGGVAVPRAVLRPQDRVIVGDTAIGITLHRTSASSPTATADVDFNRSPRLDPTYAGLRFEAPEAPERPPRARLPILAMLAPLIMGAALFAFTRSALSVLFVALSPILVIGSYLDERLQSRRNLREATAVFEEALRALRIDLRQALALEQVGRLAEAPSTTDSVDAIHRQTALLWTRRGEHDRFLTARLGTGTLPSRHTVVLPSRARAKAEHWHMLTELQSEVALVHGVPVVVELPACGGLGIAGPRSAAVGVARGVLLQFAALHSPADLTVAAVTSSDSGRDWDALKWLPHNGSAYSPLSIGHLADETGAGTRLIAEIEQLIVDRSSVKRDPRKRMMPALLVLVEDDAPVERHRLVGIAENGPEQGIHVLWVAASQERLPAACRTYVTVDPGTGEVTAGFVTTAFGVAPVVCETVDQQAAMLAARALAPVADAGAGIADESDLPRSISFLTLIGTDLAQDPASVLERWHESESVIDRAAAAPVPRKTTSLRAVVGQAAGEPLALDLRTQGPHALVGGTTGAGKSEFLQSWVLGMAAGYSPDTLTFLFVDYKGGAAFADCVHLPHTVGLVTDLSPHLVRRALASLNAELRHREHILNAKKAKDLLELQRRGDPEAPPSLVIVVDEFAALVQEVPEFVDGVVNIAQRGRSLGLHLILATQRPAGVIKDNLRANTNLRIALRMADENDSTDVLGVPLAAGFSPDIPGRGAAKTGPGRIAGFQTGYVGGWSQRDAPAAQVSVGELAFGPGRPWDEPQVEDRGADVDLGPTDIVRLVATISQAAGRAEIPAPRKPWLPDMAPTYDLQFLGQRRDRELALGVIDDPNAQQQRTAYFYPDLDGNMAVYGTGGSGKSTLLRTVALAAGITPRSGPCQVYGLDFGSSGLRMLETLPHVGSIISGDDDERINRLMRWLKTVLDERAGRYAAVRAGSITEYRDISGHHDEPRILLLVDGIANFRQQYESHAVASIFAMFTQIAADGRPVGVHVVVTADRAASIPSSLRAAIQRTAVLRLADDSDYNFLGVPADAMDGNSPPGRGVLDGLDLQVAVLGGSPNLAVQSKAVDDLARTLRARGVVDAPAIGRLPNRVLLAELPPGTSGVPIGIAGNTLAPIEFEPEGYWVLAGPPGSGTPDVLVGLAAAIARDRPGIQRLLVSGRKSAVEPSLPWTAILRTDDDLERWTAAVAAAAATTVLFVEDVAGLVGTAMEQAVFNLAQALGRAGGGVIAESETGTWSQYSDLLKLLRGQRKGFLVQPDQADGDNLLRTDLPRGQRKDFAVCGGAFVLNGSVTKVQFVEAS is encoded by the coding sequence ATGAAGCTCAAGTTCACGCTGGTACGACCGGGGGGCCAGACGGTGGATCTGGTCGCGACGGTGGACGCCACCGTGTCCGTCGGCGACCTGGCCTCGGCAGTCGAGCGCTGCGACCCGGTGCGCCAGGCCCAGGGCGCACGCGCCCCGCGGCTATCGGTGTCCGCCATTCGATCCGGCGAGGCATCGGCCCGCGGCACGGCCGGCGACGGGCCGGTACTGACCCTGCGGGTGCACGCGGGCGGCCCGCAAGGGCCCACATCCGTGCTGGCCGCCGGCATCCCGTTGGCCACCAGCGGACTTCGGTCCGGCTCGTTCGTCTCGTTGGCGGCGGTCACCGAGCAGTGGCACGCGCCGGGCGCGAACGGAGGCCCCTCGGCGGCCACCCTCACCGTCCTGACCGGGCCGGAGGCCGGGCGGACGATCCCGCTGCGCGAGGGCACCTGCTTCCTGGGCCGGGCCCCGGCCTGCGACATCCGGCTGACCGATCCGCTGGTCTCCAAGCGTCACGCGCGGATCACCATCGGCGACACCGCGGAGATCATCGACCTGGGCTCGGCCAACGGTCTGGTGATCGGGGGAGTGGCCGTGCCCAGGGCGGTGCTGCGGCCGCAGGATCGGGTGATCGTCGGTGACACCGCTATCGGGATCACCCTGCACCGGACGTCCGCGTCGTCGCCGACGGCGACGGCCGACGTCGATTTCAACCGCTCGCCCCGGCTCGACCCCACCTACGCCGGGCTCCGGTTCGAGGCCCCAGAGGCCCCGGAGCGCCCGCCCCGGGCCCGGTTGCCCATCCTGGCCATGCTGGCTCCGCTGATCATGGGAGCGGCGCTGTTCGCGTTCACCCGCAGCGCCCTGTCCGTCCTGTTCGTCGCCCTGTCGCCGATCTTGGTCATCGGGTCCTACCTGGACGAGCGATTGCAGAGCAGGCGGAACCTCCGCGAGGCCACCGCGGTGTTCGAGGAGGCGCTCCGCGCGCTCCGGATCGACCTGCGGCAGGCGCTCGCACTGGAACAGGTCGGGCGGCTGGCCGAGGCACCGTCGACCACGGACTCGGTCGATGCCATTCACCGCCAGACCGCGTTGCTGTGGACCCGTCGCGGCGAGCACGACCGGTTCCTGACGGCCCGGCTCGGTACCGGCACCCTGCCCAGCCGGCACACGGTGGTGCTGCCGTCGCGGGCGCGGGCCAAAGCCGAACACTGGCACATGCTCACCGAGCTGCAGTCCGAAGTGGCTCTGGTGCACGGGGTTCCGGTCGTCGTGGAACTGCCGGCGTGCGGCGGCCTCGGGATCGCCGGTCCTCGGTCGGCCGCCGTCGGTGTGGCCCGCGGCGTGCTGCTGCAGTTCGCCGCATTGCACTCGCCGGCCGATCTGACCGTCGCCGCCGTCACCTCGAGCGACAGCGGCCGTGATTGGGATGCGTTGAAGTGGCTGCCGCACAACGGTTCTGCGTACTCGCCACTGTCGATCGGGCATCTGGCCGACGAGACCGGGGCCGGCACCCGGCTGATCGCCGAGATCGAGCAGCTGATCGTCGATCGCAGCTCCGTCAAGCGTGATCCCCGGAAGCGGATGATGCCGGCCCTGTTGGTCCTGGTCGAGGACGACGCCCCGGTCGAACGGCACCGGCTGGTCGGCATCGCCGAGAACGGCCCGGAGCAAGGGATCCACGTGCTGTGGGTGGCCGCGTCGCAGGAGCGGCTGCCGGCGGCCTGCCGGACCTACGTGACCGTGGACCCGGGAACGGGCGAGGTGACGGCGGGGTTCGTCACCACGGCGTTCGGTGTCGCCCCGGTCGTGTGCGAGACGGTCGACCAGCAGGCGGCCATGCTGGCCGCCCGGGCGCTGGCCCCGGTCGCCGACGCCGGAGCGGGGATCGCCGACGAGTCGGATCTGCCCCGCTCGATCTCGTTCCTGACGCTGATCGGGACGGACCTGGCCCAGGACCCGGCCAGTGTCCTGGAGCGGTGGCACGAGTCCGAGTCAGTCATCGACCGGGCGGCGGCAGCGCCGGTGCCGCGGAAGACGACCAGCCTGCGGGCCGTCGTCGGTCAGGCCGCCGGCGAGCCGCTCGCCCTCGACCTGCGGACCCAGGGCCCGCATGCCCTGGTCGGCGGTACCACCGGGGCCGGCAAGAGCGAGTTCCTGCAGTCGTGGGTGCTCGGCATGGCCGCGGGGTATTCGCCCGACACGCTGACCTTCCTGTTCGTCGACTACAAGGGTGGTGCCGCGTTCGCCGACTGCGTCCACCTGCCGCACACCGTCGGCCTGGTCACCGATCTCTCGCCGCACCTGGTCCGCCGGGCGCTGGCCTCCCTGAACGCGGAGCTGCGCCACCGGGAACACATCCTCAACGCCAAGAAGGCCAAGGACCTGCTCGAACTGCAACGGCGCGGCGACCCGGAGGCGCCGCCCAGCCTGGTGATCGTGGTGGACGAGTTCGCCGCGCTGGTGCAGGAGGTGCCGGAATTCGTCGACGGGGTGGTGAACATCGCGCAGCGCGGCCGTTCCCTCGGTCTGCATCTGATCCTGGCCACCCAACGGCCGGCCGGTGTCATCAAGGACAACCTGCGGGCGAACACCAACCTGCGGATCGCCCTGCGGATGGCCGACGAGAACGACTCGACGGATGTCCTGGGGGTGCCGTTGGCCGCGGGCTTCTCGCCGGACATCCCCGGACGCGGTGCGGCCAAGACCGGGCCGGGCCGGATCGCCGGCTTCCAGACCGGCTACGTCGGCGGGTGGTCGCAGCGTGACGCGCCCGCGGCGCAGGTCAGTGTGGGGGAGCTGGCCTTCGGGCCGGGGCGGCCGTGGGACGAGCCGCAGGTCGAAGATCGCGGTGCCGACGTCGATCTCGGCCCGACCGACATCGTCCGGCTGGTCGCCACCATCTCCCAGGCCGCCGGCCGGGCCGAGATCCCGGCGCCGCGTAAGCCCTGGCTGCCGGACATGGCGCCGACCTACGACCTGCAGTTCTTGGGCCAGCGGCGAGATCGCGAACTGGCCTTGGGGGTGATCGACGATCCGAACGCCCAGCAGCAGCGGACGGCGTACTTCTACCCGGACCTTGACGGCAACATGGCTGTCTACGGCACCGGCGGCTCCGGGAAGTCCACGCTGCTGCGCACCGTCGCGCTGGCCGCCGGGATCACCCCCCGATCCGGGCCGTGCCAGGTCTACGGGCTCGACTTCGGCTCGTCGGGGCTGCGCATGCTCGAAACGCTGCCCCACGTCGGCAGCATCATCTCCGGCGACGACGACGAGCGGATCAACCGACTGATGCGCTGGCTGAAGACGGTGCTGGACGAGCGGGCCGGTCGGTACGCCGCAGTCCGGGCGGGCAGCATCACCGAGTACCGCGACATCAGCGGCCACCACGACGAGCCGCGGATCCTGTTGCTGGTCGACGGTATCGCCAATTTCCGGCAGCAGTACGAAAGTCACGCCGTCGCGTCGATCTTCGCCATGTTCACCCAGATCGCCGCCGACGGCCGTCCGGTCGGCGTCCACGTGGTGGTGACCGCGGACCGGGCGGCGTCGATCCCCAGCTCGCTCCGGGCCGCGATCCAGCGGACGGCCGTGCTCCGTCTGGCCGACGACAGCGACTACAACTTCCTGGGCGTGCCGGCCGACGCCATGGACGGCAATTCCCCGCCCGGGCGGGGCGTCCTGGACGGTCTCGACCTGCAGGTGGCGGTGCTCGGCGGCAGCCCCAACCTGGCCGTGCAGTCCAAGGCGGTCGATGATCTGGCCCGGACCCTGCGGGCACGTGGGGTGGTCGACGCGCCGGCCATCGGGCGCCTGCCGAACCGCGTGTTGCTGGCCGAGCTACCGCCGGGCACATCCGGGGTGCCGATCGGGATCGCCGGAAACACCTTGGCCCCCATCGAATTCGAGCCCGAGGGCTATTGGGTTCTGGCCGGCCCGCCCGGGTCCGGTACGCCCGACGTGCTGGTCGGTCTGGCGGCGGCCATCGCCCGGGACCGGCCCGGCATCCAGCGCCTGCTGGTGTCCGGCCGGAAGTCCGCGGTCGAACCGTCGCTGCCCTGGACGGCGATCCTACGGACCGACGACGACCTCGAGCGCTGGACGGCCGCGGTGGCCGCCGCGGCCGCGACGACGGTGCTGTTCGTCGAGGACGTGGCCGGGCTGGTTGGCACGGCGATGGAGCAGGCCGTGTTCAACCTGGCCCAGGCCCTCGGCCGGGCGGGTGGAGGGGTCATCGCCGAGTCCGAGACCGGCACCTGGTCGCAGTACAGCGACCTGCTCAAGCTGCTGCGCGGACAGCGGAAGGGGTTCCTGGTCCAGCCGGACCAGGCTGACGGGGACAACCTGCTGCGCACCGACCTGCCCCGCGGTCAACGCAAAGATTTCGCCGTCTGCGGCGGGGCGTTCGTGCTCAACGGGTCCGTTACCAAGGTGCAGTTCGTCGAGGCCAGCTGA
- a CDS encoding WXG100 family type VII secretion target: MSLVGMDVDVVKGIGKDLGTQAQAIQTSINAINKLLDNAKQNWKGKDSDHFEQLWHGQYQGQMRKIQSDIEDLGKAAIKNAGEQERTSGSY; the protein is encoded by the coding sequence ATGTCGCTCGTCGGAATGGATGTTGATGTCGTCAAGGGGATCGGCAAGGATCTGGGGACCCAGGCCCAGGCGATCCAGACGTCGATCAACGCGATCAACAAGTTGCTGGACAACGCGAAGCAGAACTGGAAGGGCAAGGATTCCGACCACTTCGAGCAGCTCTGGCACGGGCAGTACCAGGGCCAGATGCGCAAGATCCAGTCCGACATCGAGGATCTGGGCAAGGCCGCCATCAAGAACGCCGGTGAGCAGGAGCGCACGTCCGGTTCCTACTGA
- a CDS encoding WXG100 family type VII secretion target translates to MSLVGMDVDVVKGIGKDLGTQAQAIQTSINAINKLLDNAKQNWKGKDSDHFEQLWHGQYQGQLRKIQSDIEDLGKAAIKNAGEQERTSNSY, encoded by the coding sequence ATGTCGCTCGTCGGAATGGATGTTGATGTCGTCAAGGGGATCGGCAAGGATCTGGGGACCCAGGCCCAGGCGATCCAGACGTCGATCAACGCGATCAACAAGTTGCTGGACAACGCGAAGCAGAACTGGAAGGGCAAGGATTCCGACCACTTCGAGCAGCTCTGGCACGGGCAGTACCAGGGCCAGCTGCGCAAGATCCAGTCCGACATCGAGGATCTGGGCAAGGCCGCCATCAAGAACGCCGGTGAGCAGGAGCGCACCTCCAACTCCTACTGA
- a CDS encoding FHA domain-containing protein, producing MRWWSSRDETRTVSKTHVRLEPAGDVMLVTDRHSTNGVVVITAGIATRCRAGEPMVAGPGSVVRFGDREMQVRRG from the coding sequence TTGCGCTGGTGGTCCTCCCGGGACGAGACACGCACCGTTTCCAAGACGCATGTCAGACTGGAGCCGGCCGGAGACGTCATGTTGGTCACCGATCGCCACTCCACCAACGGAGTGGTGGTGATCACCGCCGGCATCGCCACCCGGTGTCGGGCCGGAGAACCGATGGTCGCCGGGCCCGGGTCGGTGGTGCGGTTCGGAGATCGGGAGATGCAGGTGCGCAGGGGATGA